In Thermodesulfobium sp. 4217-1, a single genomic region encodes these proteins:
- a CDS encoding ribonuclease J: MRRIYIFNFTKKSSPIKIIPLGGIEEIGRNMTLFESDKALIVLDCGIKFPDSNFGSSLLIADFQYVIDKKDKAKALFITHGHEDHIGAIPFLLKKVNLPIYGTKLTLGMVRAKLKDYKISSKDIVFHEINSGEIIFVDDIFVESFRVNHSIPDGVGYAIHTAHGTIIHSGDFKFDQTPIDKKVTEYSKLVSISSKGIDLLMLDITNVEREGFTPSEKIVGEKFFDVFRKVNGRIILTTFASNVHRVQQAINASIAFDRKFCILGKSMINTVSIAKELGYLSFPEEYHLKQHELKTHPLEKTTIITTGSQGEPLSVLTRIANNNHKDVKIFSDDTVIISASPIPGNETLVNKTINKLFKLGAEILYEPNYKVHVSGHGSKEDIKLLINLVKPKNLLPFHGEYRHMKHFLDLALTLDFKKENVILAKNGTVVELNEGQVKIIDELPMKNMITSGPEIIEFNKTSFLERKKLSEEGLVLISILFDPEKFKILSSPKIKISGLSNQENMLQKEIETSIYSFFLKSQKIENEEKLEEKISNYIKDSIFNRYRKSPGIFIQAIALK, translated from the coding sequence ATCAGGAGGATATATATTTTTAATTTTACTAAAAAAAGCTCACCTATCAAGATAATTCCACTAGGTGGAATTGAAGAAATTGGAAGAAATATGACACTGTTCGAAAGTGACAAGGCGCTCATAGTTCTTGATTGTGGAATAAAGTTTCCAGACTCGAATTTTGGGTCATCCCTTTTAATAGCAGACTTCCAATACGTAATCGATAAAAAAGACAAGGCAAAAGCTCTTTTTATCACCCATGGTCACGAAGATCACATAGGGGCTATTCCTTTTTTGCTGAAAAAAGTGAACTTACCAATATATGGAACCAAGTTAACGCTTGGTATGGTAAGGGCAAAACTCAAAGATTACAAAATATCTTCAAAGGATATAGTCTTTCATGAAATTAATTCAGGCGAAATTATTTTTGTAGATGATATATTTGTAGAATCCTTCCGCGTTAATCACAGTATTCCCGACGGTGTAGGTTATGCAATCCATACTGCCCACGGAACAATTATTCATTCTGGAGATTTCAAATTCGATCAGACTCCAATAGATAAAAAAGTAACAGAATATTCAAAACTGGTTTCAATTAGCTCAAAAGGTATAGACTTACTGATGCTTGATATCACAAACGTTGAAAGGGAAGGTTTTACCCCTTCTGAGAAAATTGTTGGTGAAAAGTTTTTCGATGTCTTCAGAAAAGTAAACGGCAGGATAATACTCACGACATTTGCTTCAAATGTCCACAGGGTACAGCAAGCAATAAACGCATCAATTGCTTTTGACAGAAAGTTTTGCATACTTGGCAAAAGCATGATAAACACTGTATCAATAGCAAAGGAATTGGGATATCTTTCTTTCCCGGAAGAGTATCACCTAAAACAACACGAGCTAAAAACTCATCCTCTCGAAAAAACCACAATAATAACCACAGGCAGTCAGGGAGAACCCCTCTCTGTGTTAACTAGAATTGCAAACAACAATCACAAAGACGTTAAGATATTTTCAGATGACACTGTCATAATTTCAGCGTCACCAATTCCAGGCAATGAAACGCTTGTGAACAAGACAATAAACAAACTTTTTAAATTGGGCGCAGAAATTTTATATGAACCAAATTACAAGGTACACGTATCTGGACATGGTTCAAAAGAAGACATAAAGCTTCTCATAAACTTAGTAAAACCAAAAAATTTGCTGCCTTTCCACGGTGAGTATAGACATATGAAACACTTTTTAGACTTAGCTCTTACACTTGATTTTAAAAAAGAAAATGTAATTTTAGCAAAAAATGGAACAGTAGTTGAGTTAAACGAGGGTCAAGTAAAAATAATTGATGAACTCCCAATGAAAAATATGATTACAAGCGGCCCAGAAATAATTGAATTCAATAAAACCTCTTTTTTAGAAAGAAAGAAGTTGTCAGAAGAAGGGTTGGTGCTTATTTCAATTTTGTTTGACCCTGAGAAATTCAAAATATTATCATCTCCAAAGATCAAGATATCAGGATTAAGCAATCAAGAAAATATGCTCCAAAAGGAGATTGAAACGTCCATCTATTCATTTTTCTTAAAAAGCCAGAAAATAGAAAATGAAGAAAAACTCGAAGAAAAAATTTCTAACTACATAAAAGACTCGATTTTCAATCGCTATAGGAAAAGCCCAGGAATATTCATCCAGGCTATAGCATTAAAATAG
- the rimP gene encoding ribosome maturation factor RimP — MRAKDIKEKLINIVEKVLLNLGFEMYDLEYFKQGKRWVLRVFIDNIERPISVNDCEVVSKELSAILDYYDIIPDSFLLEVSSPGIERKLKKNSDFIRFKGEEVVVSFSKSSLNPIIGVLEGIDDAGEYIFINTGKSEEKINRNDVKEVRIHFRFKGDK; from the coding sequence TTGAGGGCTAAAGATATAAAGGAAAAATTGATTAATATCGTTGAAAAAGTTTTGCTTAATTTAGGCTTTGAAATGTATGATTTGGAGTACTTTAAACAGGGCAAAAGATGGGTATTGAGAGTATTTATCGATAATATCGAAAGACCCATTTCTGTAAATGATTGCGAGGTTGTTTCAAAAGAGTTGAGCGCTATTTTAGATTATTACGATATAATCCCCGATAGTTTTTTGCTTGAAGTATCTTCGCCTGGAATAGAAAGAAAATTAAAGAAAAATTCTGATTTTATAAGGTTCAAAGGTGAAGAAGTAGTAGTAAGCTTTTCAAAATCAAGTCTTAATCCTATTATTGGTGTACTCGAGGGGATTGATGATGCTGGAGAATATATTTTTATTAATACAGGGAAATCTGAAGAAAAGATAAACCGAAATGATGTTAAAGAGGTAAGAATACATTTCAGGTTTAAGGGAGATAAATGA
- the nusA gene encoding transcription termination factor NusA, which yields MKIDLHVLEQLEKEKGITMSAMIYVLESALLASYKKYYPSKSVSLKIDPHSGDLEIVVKKTVVEKVNNLFDEISLAQAREVEPQINIGETLDVLVDPKNFGRIAALTAKQVWQQKIKEAERDAVFEEFKDRVFGVISGKILRQEGKNWYVQLGRAEGILPQKETVYQDKYSANERYVFYVLSVKKLQKEVEIVLSRSHPNLVKRIFELESAEIRSGIVEIISIARDPGSRSKISVLSRDTHIDPLGVCLGLRNARIQNVTKELRGEKIDVILYNDDPKIYIASALSPAKIKRVDILDQAKKESRVYVDKSQLSLAIGRDAQNVRLAHKLTGYKIDIKIEE from the coding sequence ATGAAAATAGATTTACACGTTCTTGAACAGTTAGAAAAGGAAAAAGGGATTACCATGTCTGCGATGATTTACGTTTTGGAGTCAGCCCTTTTGGCTTCATACAAGAAATATTATCCATCGAAAAGCGTTTCGTTAAAAATAGATCCACACAGTGGAGATTTAGAAATTGTTGTTAAAAAGACGGTTGTTGAAAAGGTGAACAACCTCTTTGATGAGATAAGTCTTGCTCAGGCTCGTGAAGTTGAACCACAAATCAACATAGGGGAGACCTTAGATGTTTTGGTAGATCCTAAAAATTTTGGAAGAATTGCAGCTTTGACTGCAAAACAAGTTTGGCAACAAAAGATAAAAGAGGCCGAGAGAGATGCAGTATTTGAAGAATTTAAAGACAGAGTTTTTGGAGTTATATCTGGCAAGATTTTAAGACAAGAAGGAAAGAATTGGTATGTCCAGCTTGGAAGAGCCGAGGGCATATTGCCCCAAAAAGAAACTGTATATCAGGATAAATACAGTGCAAATGAAAGATATGTGTTTTACGTTTTGTCTGTGAAAAAGCTACAAAAAGAAGTTGAAATAGTCTTATCAAGAAGTCACCCAAATTTAGTTAAAAGAATATTTGAGCTTGAATCTGCTGAAATTAGATCTGGAATAGTAGAGATAATATCTATTGCAAGGGATCCTGGCAGTAGATCTAAGATTTCTGTTCTTTCTAGGGATACTCATATTGATCCACTGGGTGTTTGTTTGGGTTTAAGGAATGCCAGGATACAAAATGTTACAAAAGAGCTCAGAGGAGAAAAGATTGACGTAATTTTATACAATGACGATCCGAAAATTTATATTGCTAGCGCTCTTTCGCCTGCTAAAATTAAAAGAGTAGATATTTTGGATCAAGCTAAAAAGGAATCAAGAGTTTATGTAGATAAGTCTCAGCTTTCTTTGGCTATTGGGAGAGATGCCCAGAATGTTCGATTGGCGCATAAACTCACGGGATACAAAATAGATATAAAAATAGAAGAATAG
- a CDS encoding YlxR family protein yields MLKGYRKCICCGSFLPKEQMLRLARTKAGEVLIDIDNKIYGRGSYICFSCNDISKFKKRNVISRSLKTNVDIKFYNEIEEYLKNLSIKIKEVSAD; encoded by the coding sequence ATGTTAAAGGGATATAGAAAATGCATTTGTTGTGGCAGCTTCTTGCCTAAAGAACAAATGCTGAGGTTGGCAAGGACCAAAGCAGGGGAAGTTCTAATTGACATAGATAATAAAATTTACGGAAGAGGAAGCTACATTTGTTTTTCTTGTAATGATATTTCTAAATTTAAAAAGAGAAATGTTATCTCAAGATCTCTTAAAACAAATGTTGATATAAAGTTTTATAATGAAATTGAGGAATATTTAAAAAATTTATCAATTAAGATCAAGGAGGTGAGCGCTGATTGA
- the infB gene encoding translation initiation factor IF-2 encodes MKRIYELSRELGISSKEIMEILSGLGVAVKSSLSSVGEEEEFMVRAATEPEKKAEVSEETKKVEVENRDLEKEDVTNVTVVDVPKAVPQEKETVQIEKPMQEEKNILYISDGMTPREIAQKIKVKESDIIRKLIQLKTLATINQALGINLIESIAREFGYEPVIKEEESLSFVDEDIEKEDDLKPRPPIVTIMGHVDHGKTTLLDKIQKTKIASKEFRGITQKIGAYQVEIDGKKITFIDTPGHEAFTAMRARGANVTDIVILVVAADDGVKPQTIEAIQHAKAAGVQIMVAINKIDKPGAQPEKIMQQLTEYELVPEEWGGKTIFVKVSAKSGEGIDELLEMTLLLAEMMEYKSNPKALARGLVLEAKLEKNRGPVASVLVQKGTLKTGDFVCVGSASGRVRALINDRGKRIKEAGPSTPVEILGINLVPEAGDSLYALKTDKEAKMMAEKMLNKKKELQIQRMKKPTLSCFVQGGDLSEIKELKLILKADSQGSLEAVLSSLSKIKEDNVTINILSSGTGGISESDVMLASASQAIIIGFNVRPSNTAFKLATEEAIDVRTYRVIYDLIEDISKAIKGLLPPKYEETILGRVEVRQTFKVPKIGLIAGCYVIDGKVTRDSKVRVLRDNVIIHEGELSSLKRFKDDAKEVNQGYECGISIKDFHDVKENDIFEIYKMVEIAC; translated from the coding sequence TTGAAAAGAATATATGAACTTTCAAGAGAATTAGGCATTTCATCTAAGGAAATTATGGAAATATTATCAGGTTTAGGAGTTGCTGTAAAATCTTCCTTATCTTCAGTAGGTGAGGAGGAGGAATTTATGGTAAGAGCCGCTACAGAACCTGAAAAGAAGGCTGAAGTAAGCGAAGAAACAAAAAAAGTTGAGGTTGAAAATAGAGATTTGGAAAAAGAAGATGTAACAAATGTTACGGTAGTTGATGTACCAAAGGCTGTTCCCCAGGAGAAAGAAACTGTCCAAATAGAAAAACCAATGCAAGAGGAAAAAAATATTTTATATATATCTGATGGCATGACTCCAAGAGAAATTGCCCAAAAGATTAAGGTTAAAGAAAGTGACATTATAAGAAAGCTCATACAGCTTAAAACACTTGCTACTATAAATCAAGCATTAGGCATTAACCTAATTGAAAGCATAGCAAGGGAATTTGGCTATGAACCAGTAATAAAAGAAGAAGAATCTTTATCCTTTGTTGATGAGGATATTGAAAAAGAAGATGATTTGAAACCGAGACCTCCTATTGTTACGATTATGGGGCATGTAGATCATGGTAAAACTACCCTTTTAGATAAAATTCAGAAAACCAAGATTGCATCAAAAGAGTTTCGTGGAATAACACAAAAGATTGGTGCATATCAGGTAGAAATTGATGGTAAGAAGATTACCTTTATTGATACACCAGGTCACGAAGCATTTACTGCTATGAGAGCAAGGGGCGCTAATGTAACAGATATAGTTATCTTAGTAGTAGCTGCAGATGATGGTGTAAAACCTCAAACAATTGAAGCCATACAGCATGCAAAGGCAGCAGGTGTTCAGATAATGGTTGCGATAAATAAAATTGATAAACCTGGAGCGCAGCCAGAGAAAATAATGCAACAACTTACTGAGTACGAACTTGTCCCCGAAGAATGGGGTGGGAAGACTATATTTGTTAAAGTTTCTGCAAAATCTGGAGAAGGCATTGATGAACTTTTAGAGATGACCTTGCTATTGGCAGAAATGATGGAATATAAATCTAATCCAAAAGCTTTAGCCAGAGGTCTTGTGCTTGAGGCAAAATTAGAGAAAAATAGAGGTCCTGTGGCATCTGTCCTTGTCCAAAAAGGAACTTTAAAAACGGGTGATTTTGTATGTGTTGGCTCTGCTAGCGGCAGGGTGAGGGCACTGATTAATGATAGAGGCAAGAGGATAAAAGAAGCAGGACCATCAACCCCTGTTGAGATTTTAGGAATAAATTTAGTGCCAGAGGCCGGAGATAGTTTGTACGCTCTAAAAACCGATAAAGAAGCAAAAATGATGGCCGAGAAGATGTTAAATAAGAAAAAAGAGTTGCAAATTCAAAGGATGAAGAAACCAACCCTTTCTTGTTTTGTGCAGGGAGGAGATCTGTCTGAAATTAAAGAATTGAAGCTTATATTAAAGGCTGATTCTCAAGGCTCGCTGGAGGCAGTCCTTAGTTCTTTGTCAAAAATTAAAGAAGATAACGTAACTATAAATATTCTTTCATCTGGCACAGGCGGTATTTCTGAGTCAGATGTAATGCTTGCGTCTGCTTCACAGGCTATTATAATTGGTTTTAATGTAAGACCTTCCAATACAGCTTTCAAGCTTGCTACAGAAGAGGCAATTGATGTAAGGACTTATAGGGTTATATATGACCTTATAGAGGATATTTCAAAAGCGATCAAGGGTCTTTTGCCACCAAAGTATGAAGAAACGATTCTTGGTAGGGTTGAGGTAAGACAAACCTTTAAAGTCCCAAAGATTGGTCTTATTGCAGGGTGTTATGTTATAGACGGTAAGGTTACAAGAGATTCAAAAGTAAGAGTTTTGAGGGATAATGTTATTATTCATGAAGGCGAGCTCTCATCGCTTAAGAGATTTAAGGATGACGCGAAGGAAGTTAATCAGGGATATGAGTGTGGAATTTCGATAAAAGACTTTCATGATGTTAAAGAAAATGATATTTTTGAAATATATAAAATGGTAGAGATAGCTTGTTAA
- the rbfA gene encoding 30S ribosome-binding factor RbfA gives MNVKIERLRETIKKELAVLIYELKDSRIKGLVSIMEVDMSNDLKNVKVWVSIYGDEKSKEETLKGLASASRFLRGELTRRIGLKYAPQILFAIDNSLERGGKIFEILKKIDNIDNEEGEQD, from the coding sequence ATGAATGTAAAGATAGAGAGATTGAGAGAAACCATTAAGAAAGAACTTGCTGTTTTGATATATGAATTGAAGGATTCAAGGATTAAAGGTTTGGTTTCAATTATGGAAGTAGATATGTCAAATGATCTCAAAAATGTTAAAGTTTGGGTGAGCATATACGGAGATGAAAAATCAAAAGAAGAAACTTTGAAGGGTCTTGCTTCTGCTTCAAGGTTTTTAAGAGGCGAGTTGACTAGAAGGATTGGCTTGAAATACGCTCCGCAAATTCTTTTTGCAATTGATAACTCTCTTGAGAGAGGCGGCAAGATATTTGAGATTCTCAAGAAAATTGACAATATTGACAATGAAGAAGGTGAACAGGACTGA
- a CDS encoding DHH family phosphoesterase, with protein sequence MYTHLEPDGDAIGSSLAMYFFLKSIGKDVRFIKPYKTPNSVLGFPGMENTYSLDKFDPSRVAILLDASSLKRIGKPYEELFSKYEHSFIIDHHHGPYFDSDIYVDTTASATAVLVFDVMEKMDCRVSSVVATYLYLALHYDTGGFYYTNTNKKCLQTAGKLIELGADMNLVMQYYERDANSIAKMGFLLSRLKASDGISWLPISYNDYVEFSLEPDVTKGLIEWLRRIKDCKVSIVFREDQPGKVKMSFRGKNTGKLHLIAEHFGGGGHPEASGAIIEGKFDEIVDLVLLYTKKEVFGD encoded by the coding sequence ATATACACACATCTTGAGCCTGATGGAGATGCTATAGGGTCTAGCCTTGCGATGTATTTTTTCTTGAAATCAATTGGCAAAGATGTAAGATTTATAAAGCCTTATAAAACTCCAAACAGCGTGTTGGGTTTTCCAGGGATGGAAAATACTTATTCTCTTGATAAATTTGACCCATCAAGGGTTGCTATCTTGCTTGATGCATCTTCTTTAAAGAGAATTGGCAAGCCCTATGAAGAGCTTTTTTCTAAGTACGAGCACTCTTTCATTATTGATCATCATCATGGTCCATATTTTGACTCTGATATTTATGTGGACACTACAGCTAGTGCTACTGCGGTTTTGGTTTTTGATGTTATGGAGAAGATGGACTGTAGGGTAAGTAGTGTTGTTGCCACTTATTTGTATCTGGCTTTGCACTATGATACAGGTGGTTTTTATTATACGAATACTAACAAAAAATGTTTGCAAACTGCTGGAAAGTTGATCGAATTGGGTGCTGACATGAACCTTGTTATGCAATATTATGAGAGAGACGCCAATAGCATAGCAAAAATGGGTTTTCTGTTGTCTAGATTAAAGGCTTCTGATGGAATCTCCTGGTTACCTATATCGTATAATGATTATGTAGAATTTTCATTAGAACCCGATGTCACGAAAGGTTTAATTGAGTGGCTAAGGAGGATAAAAGACTGCAAGGTTTCTATCGTCTTCAGAGAAGATCAGCCTGGTAAAGTAAAAATGAGCTTTAGAGGTAAAAATACAGGGAAACTTCACCTTATTGCAGAACATTTTGGTGGAGGCGGGCATCCAGAGGCTTCTGGTGCTATTATTGAAGGGAAATTTGATGAAATTGTAGATTTAGTTTTACTTTATACGAAAAAAGAGGTATTTGGCGATTAA
- the truB gene encoding tRNA pseudouridine(55) synthase TruB: MAINGFLNIFKDKSRSSFEIVDTVKKMFKDILDIDIKVGHLGTLDPCAVGVLPMAIGKATRLCEFMENNDKKYLFELTLGIKTTTGDQEGEVLDIQTPPIFSDEKVISVCSEFIGHYKQKIPSYSAAKVDGKRFYELARSNQAVPERYKDVDIKRLQYIKRDKNSFWFEVVCSFGTYVRSLCEDIASSLGTIGTMTYLLREASGSFFLKDSLSLENLEYLISKKEYFKILTSVNKMLSHIPVVILNYDNSRKFVNGGEIWINKDFENLDILRIFCTSGTFLGLAERHNGSKKIWKPNKVIVI, translated from the coding sequence TTGGCGATTAACGGTTTTTTAAATATATTCAAAGACAAGTCGAGAAGTTCTTTTGAAATAGTTGATACAGTAAAAAAAATGTTTAAGGACATTCTGGATATTGATATAAAAGTTGGTCACTTAGGAACCTTAGATCCTTGTGCTGTTGGCGTTTTGCCAATGGCAATAGGTAAGGCTACCAGACTTTGTGAGTTTATGGAAAATAATGATAAAAAATATCTCTTCGAATTAACTTTAGGGATCAAGACGACTACTGGAGATCAGGAGGGCGAGGTTTTAGATATTCAAACCCCACCTATTTTTTCTGATGAAAAAGTGATATCTGTTTGCTCTGAATTTATTGGACATTACAAACAAAAAATACCTTCATATTCTGCAGCTAAAGTTGATGGTAAAAGATTTTATGAGCTTGCAAGGTCGAACCAAGCTGTTCCAGAGAGATACAAGGATGTAGATATTAAAAGGCTTCAGTATATAAAGCGTGATAAAAATTCTTTTTGGTTTGAAGTTGTGTGCTCTTTTGGGACATACGTTAGATCTCTATGTGAAGATATTGCATCAAGTTTGGGGACTATTGGGACGATGACCTACTTGCTAAGAGAGGCATCAGGAAGTTTTTTCCTTAAAGATAGCCTCAGCCTTGAAAATTTAGAATATTTAATTTCAAAAAAGGAGTATTTTAAGATTTTGACTTCTGTAAATAAAATGCTCTCACATATACCCGTCGTAATTTTAAACTATGATAATTCAAGAAAGTTTGTGAATGGCGGTGAAATTTGGATTAATAAAGATTTTGAAAATTTGGATATTTTAAGAATATTTTGTACTTCTGGTACATTTTTGGGTTTAGCTGAAAGACATAATGGAAGCAAAAAAATTTGGAAACCTAATAAGGTGATAGTTATATGA
- a CDS encoding bifunctional riboflavin kinase/FAD synthetase: protein MIRGIYRKEDKKGSRFLTIGTFDGVHLGHQKLFSQLKKMKKNDDDIISVVTFEPHPRIFFKSMENLSLITIIEERVRLLLEHVDEVIVLKFDESLSKLSPEEFISFLCSNFKIDTIIEGDNFHFGHGKGGNVNLLKTLGRQFGFSLDISDLYIFDGLPISSSRIRRQIISGKIEEANKLLGWNFFISGEVVHGDRIGTFLGFPTANLRLPDYKIIPQSGVYSTDVEVSGKKYLGALNIGVKPTIGGKKRTVEVHLIDFDGNLYQEVVTVNFKFKIRDEVKFDSIAALKKQIKLDIEKIIDISHKENE from the coding sequence ATGATAAGGGGAATTTATAGAAAAGAAGATAAAAAAGGATCAAGATTTTTAACTATTGGTACTTTTGACGGAGTGCACCTTGGTCATCAGAAGTTATTTAGTCAACTTAAAAAAATGAAAAAAAATGATGATGACATAATTAGCGTTGTAACCTTCGAGCCCCACCCACGAATATTTTTTAAAAGTATGGAAAATCTATCCTTAATTACTATTATTGAAGAGAGAGTAAGACTTTTACTAGAGCATGTGGACGAGGTAATAGTTCTGAAATTTGATGAATCTTTATCCAAGCTTTCTCCAGAAGAATTTATTAGCTTTCTTTGTAGTAATTTCAAAATTGATACAATCATAGAAGGTGACAATTTTCATTTTGGTCACGGAAAGGGCGGAAACGTTAATCTTTTAAAAACTTTGGGGAGACAATTTGGGTTTAGCTTAGATATTTCAGACCTATATATTTTTGATGGGTTGCCAATTTCAAGTTCTAGGATTAGAAGACAAATCATATCAGGTAAAATTGAGGAAGCAAATAAGCTTCTGGGCTGGAATTTTTTTATTTCTGGAGAAGTAGTTCACGGAGATCGCATAGGAACATTTTTGGGTTTTCCAACCGCAAATCTTAGATTGCCTGACTATAAGATAATACCCCAATCAGGAGTTTATTCGACCGATGTTGAAGTCTCTGGGAAAAAATATTTAGGAGCCTTAAATATTGGAGTCAAGCCGACTATTGGTGGAAAAAAGAGGACAGTTGAAGTTCACCTGATCGATTTTGATGGGAACCTTTATCAGGAAGTTGTTACTGTCAATTTTAAATTTAAAATTCGAGATGAGGTCAAGTTTGATTCTATTGCTGCTCTTAAAAAACAAATTAAATTGGATATAGAGAAAATTATAGATATAAGCCATAAGGAAAATGAATAA
- the aroH gene encoding chorismate mutase, giving the protein MKEDKENLRLLAIRGATTLSKDEPNEIMEKTIELVNKMVEENSIEEEDIVNFIISVTQDIHSEFAGKFLRIRFPETPVFGAVEANVTNAPKLCIRILIQCYSKKGKSQVNHIFLNEAMKLRPDLIKQ; this is encoded by the coding sequence ATGAAAGAGGACAAAGAAAACTTAAGATTATTAGCAATTAGAGGAGCCACTACTCTATCAAAAGATGAACCCAATGAAATAATGGAAAAAACTATTGAACTTGTAAACAAGATGGTTGAAGAAAACAGTATAGAAGAAGAGGACATCGTTAATTTTATTATCTCAGTAACCCAGGATATTCATTCTGAATTTGCTGGAAAATTCCTTAGAATAAGGTTTCCTGAAACCCCTGTTTTCGGGGCTGTAGAGGCTAATGTTACAAACGCTCCTAAATTGTGCATAAGAATTCTTATTCAATGCTATAGTAAAAAAGGTAAATCCCAAGTAAATCATATTTTTCTTAATGAAGCCATGAAGTTAAGACCAGATCTTATAAAACAATAG
- a CDS encoding bifunctional 5,10-methylenetetrahydrofolate dehydrogenase/5,10-methenyltetrahydrofolate cyclohydrolase, protein MSAIILNGKDVASQWEQKNRLRVQNLKNKGVNVCLAVARFNDDEGSKVYVKKKVAMCEKLGIRPILLEEEGLDQVQIQNRVSNLNQDKEVNGIIVQLPLPKGIDKEKVLSLVSPEKDVDGLNVFSCGLLYKNLPGLRPCTPSGIIHLLKEYKIDMVGKKAVVLGRSQLVGLPIFLMLLHENVTPTIVHSKTKDLKAVCKDADILIVATGRAKMVNREYVKKGAVVVDVGISRLEGKIVGDVDFDDVVDVAGYLTPVPGGVGPLTIMSLMENVIQAASVQAGIKDDVV, encoded by the coding sequence TTGAGTGCAATTATCTTAAATGGTAAGGACGTTGCTAGTCAATGGGAGCAAAAAAACAGATTGAGAGTTCAGAACCTTAAAAACAAAGGCGTTAACGTTTGTCTTGCTGTAGCAAGGTTCAATGATGATGAGGGATCAAAGGTTTACGTTAAGAAAAAGGTAGCTATGTGCGAAAAATTGGGAATAAGACCTATTTTATTAGAAGAAGAGGGATTAGATCAAGTACAGATACAAAATAGAGTTTCCAATTTAAATCAGGATAAAGAAGTAAACGGAATAATAGTCCAACTCCCATTGCCAAAAGGCATTGATAAGGAGAAAGTTTTGTCTTTAGTAAGCCCAGAAAAAGATGTTGATGGTCTAAATGTTTTTTCATGCGGCTTGTTATATAAAAATTTGCCCGGTTTGAGGCCGTGCACCCCTAGTGGAATAATTCACCTGTTAAAAGAATATAAGATAGACATGGTTGGCAAGAAGGCCGTGGTCCTTGGGAGGAGTCAGCTTGTAGGACTTCCAATTTTCCTAATGCTTTTGCATGAGAATGTAACTCCAACGATTGTTCACTCGAAAACAAAGGATTTAAAGGCTGTTTGTAAAGATGCAGATATATTAATTGTTGCCACTGGAAGAGCAAAAATGGTCAACAGAGAATATGTGAAAAAAGGTGCAGTTGTGGTAGACGTGGGCATATCCAGACTGGAAGGCAAGATTGTGGGAGATGTGGACTTTGATGATGTAGTAGACGTGGCGGGCTACCTTACTCCTGTACCAGGAGGAGTGGGGCCTCTTACTATAATGTCTTTAATGGAAAATGTTATTCAGGCGGCATCTGTTCAAGCAGGTATAAAAGATGACGTTGTTTAG